A window of Longispora fulva contains these coding sequences:
- a CDS encoding geranylgeranyl reductase family protein yields the protein MTVPHASDSAEADVIVVGAGPGGSAAAHHLAAHGANVLLLEKTEFPREKVCGDGLTPRAVKQLIRMGVDITAPGWLQNKGLRVIGGGMRLELDWPDLESFPNYGLTRTRMDFDDILAKRAVAAGAKLVTNTNVQAPILDAAGRVIGVKATGPGKEPVEYRAPIVIAADGVSGRFPLSMGLTKREDRPIGVAVRRYYKSETKHDDDYLESWLELRSKEGGDKLLPGYGWIFGMGDGRVNVGLGVLNSSSAFGKTDYRQMLTDWLDNTPEEWGLREENADGKILGAALPMGFNRVPHYTRGVMLVGDSGGMVNPFNGEGIAYAMESGALAAEIAIQALARGTTPERERALRLYPQELKLRYGGYYRLGGMFVKLIGNPQVMKLATRHGMPHPTLMKFVLKLLANLTDPRGGDAMDKIINGLTRIAPAV from the coding sequence GTGACAGTGCCGCATGCCAGCGATTCCGCTGAGGCGGATGTCATCGTTGTTGGAGCCGGCCCCGGTGGTTCGGCCGCGGCCCACCACCTGGCCGCCCACGGCGCGAACGTGCTCCTCCTGGAGAAGACCGAGTTCCCCCGCGAGAAGGTCTGCGGCGACGGCCTGACCCCGCGCGCGGTCAAGCAGCTGATCCGGATGGGCGTGGACATCACCGCCCCCGGCTGGCTGCAGAACAAGGGTCTGCGGGTGATCGGCGGCGGCATGCGCCTCGAGCTCGACTGGCCCGACCTGGAGAGCTTCCCCAACTACGGCCTGACCCGCACCCGGATGGACTTCGACGACATCCTGGCGAAGCGGGCGGTCGCGGCCGGCGCGAAGCTGGTCACGAACACCAACGTGCAGGCCCCGATCCTTGACGCGGCCGGCCGGGTGATCGGCGTCAAGGCGACCGGCCCCGGCAAGGAGCCGGTGGAGTACCGGGCGCCGATCGTGATCGCCGCCGACGGCGTGTCCGGCCGCTTCCCCCTGTCGATGGGGCTCACCAAGCGCGAGGACCGCCCGATCGGGGTGGCCGTCCGGCGGTACTACAAGTCGGAGACCAAGCACGACGACGACTACCTCGAGTCCTGGCTGGAGCTGCGCAGCAAGGAGGGCGGCGACAAGCTGCTCCCCGGCTACGGCTGGATCTTCGGGATGGGCGACGGCCGGGTCAACGTCGGTCTGGGCGTGCTGAACAGCAGTTCGGCGTTCGGCAAGACGGACTACCGGCAGATGCTCACCGACTGGCTGGACAACACTCCCGAGGAGTGGGGTCTGCGCGAGGAGAACGCCGACGGCAAGATCCTCGGCGCGGCGCTGCCGATGGGCTTCAACCGGGTGCCGCACTACACCCGGGGCGTGATGCTCGTGGGCGACTCGGGCGGCATGGTCAATCCCTTCAACGGCGAGGGGATCGCGTACGCGATGGAGTCCGGCGCGCTGGCCGCCGAGATCGCCATCCAGGCGCTGGCCAGGGGGACCACCCCGGAGCGCGAGCGGGCCCTGCGGCTGTACCCGCAGGAACTCAAGCTCCGCTACGGCGGTTACTACCGCCTCGGCGGCATGTTCGTGAAGTTGATCGGCAACCCGCAGGTCATGAAGCTCGCGACGCGGCACGGCATGCCGCACCCGACGCTGATGAAGTTCGTCCTGAAGCTGCTGGCCAACCTGACCGACCCGCGTGGTGGCGACGCCATGGACAAGATCATCAACGGCCTGACCAGGATCGCCCCCGCTGTCTAG
- a CDS encoding NADH-quinone oxidoreductase subunit A: protein MSLSPYIPIVGLIALAFGFALFSVASAPMTGPRRYNRAKLDAYECGIEPTPQGAGGGKFPVKFYLTAMLFIVFDIEIIFLYPWAVSFNALGLFGFVEMVLFIGTVFVAYAYVWRRGGLDWD, encoded by the coding sequence ATGTCGCTCTCCCCATACATACCCATCGTGGGGTTGATCGCCCTCGCGTTCGGTTTCGCGCTCTTCTCCGTCGCGTCTGCGCCGATGACCGGCCCACGCCGGTACAACCGCGCGAAGCTCGACGCCTACGAGTGCGGCATCGAACCCACCCCGCAGGGTGCCGGCGGTGGCAAGTTCCCGGTCAAGTTCTACCTGACCGCGATGCTGTTCATCGTCTTCGACATCGAGATCATCTTCCTGTACCCGTGGGCCGTGTCCTTCAACGCGCTCGGCCTCTTCGGGTTCGTCGAGATGGTTCTGTTCATCGGCACGGTCTTCGTCGCGTACGCCTACGTGTGGCGTCGCGGCGGGCTGGATTGGGACTGA
- a CDS encoding NADH-quinone oxidoreductase subunit C: MDRGRGRGPRGAAPHRELDEGEGRAVTTAELGSNGVAKGSFGVTGTGDVSGYGGLVRRRPVTVASEKPYGGYFDEVTDALEEAFPEFHDAIEMVVVDRGELTLHVKADRILDVARILRDDAALRYEMCSSVSGVDYLDAADDPRRLHVVYHLTSMTYRRRIRLEAAVTAENPKLPSVTSIYPTADWQERETFDMFGIDFEGHPGLTRILMPDDWEGHPQRKDYPLGGVPVEYKGAEIPPPDQRRAYK; encoded by the coding sequence GTGGACCGAGGCCGTGGCCGAGGGCCGCGAGGAGCAGCTCCGCATCGAGAACTGGATGAAGGAGAGGGCCGGGCTGTGACCACCGCAGAGCTTGGTTCCAACGGCGTCGCCAAGGGATCCTTCGGGGTCACCGGCACCGGTGACGTCTCCGGCTACGGCGGCCTCGTCCGCCGCCGGCCGGTCACGGTCGCCAGCGAGAAGCCCTACGGCGGGTACTTCGACGAGGTCACCGACGCGCTCGAGGAAGCCTTCCCGGAGTTCCACGACGCGATCGAGATGGTCGTCGTGGACCGGGGCGAGCTGACCCTGCACGTGAAGGCTGATCGGATCCTCGACGTCGCTCGCATCCTTCGCGACGACGCCGCGCTGCGCTACGAGATGTGCTCCTCGGTCTCCGGGGTGGACTACCTCGACGCCGCCGACGACCCGCGCCGACTGCACGTCGTCTACCACCTGACGTCGATGACGTACCGGCGCCGGATCCGGCTCGAAGCCGCCGTGACGGCCGAGAACCCGAAGCTGCCGAGCGTCACGTCGATCTACCCGACCGCCGACTGGCAGGAGCGGGAGACGTTCGACATGTTCGGCATCGACTTCGAGGGGCACCCGGGCCTGACCCGGATCCTGATGCCGGACGACTGGGAGGGCCACCCCCAGCGCAAGGACTACCCGCTCGGCGGCGTGCCGGTCGAGTACAAGGGCGCGGAGATTCCCCCGCCGGACCAGCGGAGGGCGTACAAGTGA
- a CDS encoding NuoB/complex I 20 kDa subunit family protein: MGIEEKLPAGVLLTSVEKLVNWTRKSSFWPATFGLACCAIEMMASGGARYDLGRFGMEVFRASPRQADLMIVAGRVSQKMAPVLRQIYDQMPEPRWVLSMGVCASSGGMFNNYAIVQGVDHIVPVDMYLPGCPPRPEMLMDAILKLHEKVMHEPLGEKRREILAAQPAPIVKVGSMPSSYRFNKAKKKQWTEAVAEGREEQLRIENWMKERAGL; encoded by the coding sequence ATGGGCATCGAAGAGAAGCTGCCGGCCGGGGTTCTGCTGACCTCGGTCGAGAAGCTGGTCAACTGGACCCGCAAGTCGAGCTTCTGGCCGGCGACGTTCGGGCTCGCCTGTTGCGCCATCGAGATGATGGCGTCGGGCGGCGCCCGGTACGACCTCGGCCGGTTCGGCATGGAGGTCTTCCGGGCCAGCCCCCGCCAGGCGGACCTGATGATCGTCGCGGGCCGGGTGAGCCAGAAGATGGCCCCGGTCCTTCGCCAGATCTACGACCAGATGCCGGAGCCCCGCTGGGTGCTCTCCATGGGCGTCTGCGCGTCGAGCGGCGGCATGTTCAACAACTACGCCATCGTGCAGGGCGTCGACCACATCGTGCCGGTCGACATGTACCTGCCGGGCTGCCCCCCGCGCCCCGAGATGCTGATGGACGCGATCCTCAAGCTGCACGAGAAGGTCATGCACGAGCCGCTCGGCGAGAAGCGCCGCGAGATCCTCGCCGCGCAGCCGGCCCCGATCGTCAAGGTCGGCTCGATGCCGTCGAGCTACCGGTTCAACAAGGCCAAGAAGAAGCAGTGGACCGAGGCCGTGGCCGAGGGCCGCGAGGAGCAGCTCCGCATCGAGAACTGGATGAAGGAGAGGGCCGGGCTGTGA